The following coding sequences lie in one Eubacterium ventriosum genomic window:
- a CDS encoding flavodoxin family protein: MSNENKEKDNHRGNSGFLDGSHEDVVEQGKREVEAGFMPQINPLSVNLADYDVIAIGTPTWWYTMAPAVLTFLTTNDFTGKTVIPFMTNGGWPGHVIKDMKDKCKGAAFAHEMQIQFDSMGKDHLETSEDVITEWIGQIKMEINK, encoded by the coding sequence GTGAGCAATGAAAACAAGGAAAAAGATAACCATAGGGGTAATAGTGGCTTTCTTGACGGCAGTCATGAAGATGTGGTTGAACAGGGAAAAAGAGAGGTAGAGGCAGGCTTTATGCCTCAGATTAATCCATTATCTGTAAATCTTGCTGATTATGATGTGATTGCTATCGGAACTCCAACGTGGTGGTATACGATGGCACCTGCAGTGCTTACATTTTTGACAACAAATGATTTTACAGGAAAGACAGTGATTCCATTTATGACAAATGGCGGATGGCCGGGACATGTAATTAAAGATATGAAGGACAAGTGCAAAGGAGCTGCCTTTGCACATGAAATGCAGATTCAGTTTGATTCTATGGGTAAAGACCATCTGGAAACTTCGGAAGATGTGATTACAGAATGGATCGGGCAGATAAAGATGGAGATAAACAAATAA
- a CDS encoding aldo/keto reductase: MEIRILGRDLEVSEIGFGCMGMSHAYGTVSTQKEAEELIEKAIDEGCTFFDTAEIYGTTEDPHHNEKLLGEVLRPYRNKIVLASKCGIHFDETATTVNKPLIPDGRPETIKASIEGSLMRLNTDHLDLYYIHRIDMTVPIEETAGAMKELMEQGKITHWGLSEASEEIIQRAHKVCPVTAIQNRYSMMYRDYEKLFPVLEELKIGFVAFSPLANGLLTAAYHSHGEFEKPGDYRSAMPQFTEEGLKENNEFMSWMKVIAEEKNATPAQISLAWMLAKKPYIVPIPGTRKVNRLEENMESADIKLTQDEVKSIDEMLDHMPMSQVFGGSKIQKK, translated from the coding sequence ATGGAGATAAGAATTTTAGGAAGAGACTTAGAAGTATCAGAAATCGGATTTGGATGTATGGGAATGAGTCATGCATATGGAACTGTTTCAACACAGAAAGAAGCAGAAGAATTGATTGAAAAAGCGATCGATGAAGGCTGCACATTTTTTGATACGGCAGAGATATACGGAACAACAGAAGACCCTCATCACAATGAAAAACTGCTTGGGGAAGTGTTAAGGCCATATAGAAACAAAATTGTCCTTGCATCAAAGTGTGGGATACATTTTGATGAAACTGCAACAACTGTAAATAAACCTTTGATTCCTGATGGACGACCGGAGACGATTAAAGCATCGATTGAGGGATCTTTAATGAGACTTAACACAGACCATCTTGATTTATATTATATTCATCGTATTGACATGACTGTACCGATTGAGGAGACGGCAGGAGCTATGAAGGAGTTAATGGAGCAGGGAAAAATCACACACTGGGGGTTATCAGAAGCCAGTGAAGAGATTATTCAACGTGCACATAAAGTATGCCCGGTTACAGCGATTCAGAACAGATATTCCATGATGTACAGGGATTATGAGAAATTATTCCCAGTGCTTGAAGAATTGAAAATAGGATTTGTTGCATTTTCGCCGCTTGCAAATGGATTACTGACAGCAGCATATCATTCCCATGGGGAATTTGAAAAGCCGGGAGATTATCGAAGCGCAATGCCACAGTTTACAGAAGAAGGATTAAAGGAAAATAATGAATTTATGTCCTGGATGAAAGTGATTGCAGAAGAAAAAAATGCCACGCCTGCACAGATTTCTCTTGCCTGGATGCTTGCAAAGAAACCATATATCGTACCAATTCCGGGAACAAGAAAAGTAAATAGACTGGAAGAAAATATGGAATCAGCAGATATAAAGCTGACTCAGGATGAAGTAAAATCTATTGATGAGATGCTTGACCACATGCCGATGTCGCAGGTGTTTGGAGGCTCAAAAATACAGAAGAAATAA
- a CDS encoding flavodoxin: protein MKTKKIAAVLLTCIVAIGLMAGCGASNTNQSASNNDSQSTSTNQSGNEEADTNSENTTDTTENTSTGNGKTLVVYYSASGNTKDVAEKIAKITEADLFEVEPVEPYTDDDLDWTDDDSRVSREHDDESLRDVELVSTTVDNWDSYDTVYIGYPIWWGIAAWPVDNFVKENDFTGKTVIPFCTAATSGIGDSGNLLEEMTGTGDWKEGERFHGGASESDISSWIDSLGL from the coding sequence ATGAAAACAAAGAAAATAGCAGCAGTACTCTTAACATGCATCGTGGCAATCGGTTTGATGGCAGGATGTGGAGCAAGCAATACCAACCAGTCTGCTTCTAATAATGACAGCCAGTCTACAAGTACAAACCAGTCTGGGAATGAAGAAGCGGATACAAATTCCGAAAACACTACAGATACAACAGAAAATACATCAACAGGAAATGGAAAAACATTGGTTGTATATTATTCAGCTTCAGGAAATACAAAAGATGTTGCTGAAAAGATAGCAAAAATTACAGAGGCAGATCTGTTTGAAGTAGAGCCTGTGGAGCCATATACAGATGATGACCTTGACTGGACAGATGATGACAGCCGGGTGTCAAGAGAACATGATGATGAGAGCTTAAGAGATGTGGAACTGGTATCTACAACAGTTGATAACTGGGATTCATATGATACGGTATACATTGGCTATCCTATCTGGTGGGGAATTGCAGCATGGCCAGTAGATAACTTTGTAAAAGAGAATGACTTTACAGGAAAAACAGTCATCCCATTCTGTACAGCAGCGACTTCGGGAATCGGTGACAGCGGTAATCTTCTGGAAGAGATGACAGGAACAGGTGACTGGAAAGAAGGGGAACGATTCCATGGCGGAGCGTCTGAATCAGATATCAGTTCATGGATAGACAGTCTTGGATTATAA
- a CDS encoding flavodoxin family protein, which produces MKVLLVNGSPHKNGCTYTALCEVSSALNENGISTDIFWIGNKPISGCIACRKCQEKNKCILDDIVNEFLEIAGDYDGFVFGTPVHWGGAGGAITSFMDRVFYADLNGGGDRFRLKPAAVVISARRAGTTATWDQVNKYFGLMQMPIITSRYWNMVHGTNLDEVKQDLEGMQVMQILGNNMAYFINCKNVATKMGIEMPKAPDFVFTNFIR; this is translated from the coding sequence ATGAAAGTATTACTTGTCAATGGCAGTCCACACAAAAATGGCTGTACTTATACAGCTCTTTGTGAAGTATCCAGTGCATTAAATGAAAATGGCATAAGTACAGATATTTTTTGGATTGGAAACAAGCCGATTTCAGGATGTATTGCCTGCAGAAAATGTCAGGAAAAAAATAAATGCATCCTGGATGATATCGTGAATGAATTTCTGGAAATAGCAGGGGATTATGACGGATTCGTATTTGGAACTCCGGTACACTGGGGTGGTGCAGGCGGTGCAATCACATCCTTTATGGACAGAGTCTTTTATGCCGATTTAAACGGTGGCGGCGACAGATTCCGCCTGAAACCTGCCGCTGTGGTAATTTCAGCAAGAAGAGCCGGAACAACGGCCACATGGGATCAGGTAAATAAATATTTTGGTCTGATGCAGATGCCGATTATCACATCGAGATATTGGAATATGGTACATGGGACGAATCTGGATGAAGTAAAACAGGATCTCGAAGGAATGCAGGTTATGCAGATCCTTGGAAACAATATGGCATATTTCATTAACTGTAAAAATGTTGCGACAAAAATGGGAATTGAAATGCCAAAGGCACCGGATTTTGTATTTACCAATTTCATCCGATAG
- a CDS encoding aldo/keto reductase: MEYISLNNGVKMPILGYGVYQVTKEECERCVLDALKVGYRAIDTAQSYFNEEEVGNAIQKSGIPREEIFLTTKVWVEHYGYEEAKKSVLESMKKLKTDYLDLVLLHQPFSDAYGAYHALEDLYDEGKIRAIGISNFYVDRMVDFASFNRIKPMVNQVETHIFNQQKEMKEWADKYDIRLEAWAPFGEGRGGTFENPVIAEIAEKYQKTPAQVMLRWHIQRGVVVIPKSTHIERMEENFNVFDFTLSDEDMKTIAELDKKTSSFFSHQDPNMVEWFVKMVEERKKNNDSSKEKKNW; encoded by the coding sequence ATGGAATATATTTCATTAAATAATGGTGTAAAAATGCCAATACTGGGATATGGCGTATATCAGGTAACAAAAGAGGAATGTGAAAGATGTGTGCTTGATGCTTTAAAAGTTGGATACCGGGCGATTGATACAGCACAGAGTTATTTTAATGAGGAAGAGGTTGGGAATGCAATCCAAAAGTCAGGCATTCCAAGAGAAGAAATCTTCCTTACAACAAAGGTGTGGGTTGAACATTATGGATATGAAGAAGCAAAGAAATCAGTTCTTGAATCCATGAAAAAGTTAAAGACAGATTATCTGGATCTGGTATTGCTTCACCAGCCATTTTCAGATGCTTACGGTGCTTACCATGCATTGGAAGATCTGTACGATGAGGGAAAAATCAGAGCAATCGGAATTTCCAACTTTTATGTAGACAGAATGGTTGATTTTGCATCCTTCAACCGCATTAAACCTATGGTAAATCAGGTGGAAACCCACATCTTCAATCAGCAGAAAGAGATGAAGGAATGGGCAGACAAATATGACATCCGGTTAGAAGCATGGGCACCATTCGGTGAGGGCAGAGGAGGCACCTTTGAGAATCCTGTCATCGCAGAGATTGCAGAAAAATATCAGAAGACTCCGGCACAGGTTATGCTTCGCTGGCATATTCAGAGAGGGGTAGTGGTTATTCCGAAATCAACACACATTGAGAGAATGGAAGAAAACTTTAATGTTTTTGATTTCACACTTTCTGATGAAGATATGAAGACTATTGCAGAACTGGACAAGAAGACAAGCTCCTTCTTCTCGCATCAGGATCCGAATATGGTGGAATGGTTCGTGAAAATGGTTGAGGAAAGAAAAAAGAATAATGACAGTTCAAAAGAAAAAAAGAACTGGTAA
- a CDS encoding DUF4405 domain-containing protein — protein sequence MKNKRFTAKILIDIGMTICLLLLMPYSLLSETAHEWIGMAMLVLFISHYILNHKWVISVRKGKYNAFRVIQTVLVIIMLILIMGSMISGILLSNHIFKWIKISGTYMTARQIHMFCAYWGLVVMSLHLGFHWNIAVAMAGRLWEHPSVIRTWAARSVATTIAGYGLYAFYRRQIGDYLIMRMHFVFYDYEKGIFPFLLDYLAVMILIAFIGYYSGVFLKKTGKRKRKGSY from the coding sequence ATGAAAAATAAACGATTTACAGCAAAAATATTGATAGATATAGGAATGACGATATGTTTGCTTCTTCTTATGCCATATAGTCTGCTCAGCGAGACTGCACATGAGTGGATTGGTATGGCGATGCTTGTGCTTTTTATTTCACATTACATACTGAATCATAAATGGGTGATCTCTGTAAGGAAAGGAAAATATAATGCGTTCAGAGTGATACAGACAGTACTGGTTATCATCATGCTTATTCTTATAATGGGTTCCATGATAAGTGGAATATTATTGTCAAATCACATATTTAAATGGATAAAGATTTCCGGAACATATATGACAGCCAGACAGATACATATGTTTTGCGCATACTGGGGACTGGTGGTGATGTCATTACATCTCGGATTTCATTGGAATATAGCGGTAGCAATGGCAGGACGATTATGGGAACATCCATCCGTCATCAGAACATGGGCAGCAAGATCTGTCGCAACCACAATTGCAGGTTATGGTTTATATGCATTTTACAGGAGACAGATAGGAGATTATCTGATTATGAGGATGCATTTTGTATTTTATGATTATGAAAAGGGGATCTTTCCTTTTCTGCTGGATTATCTGGCAGTAATGATATTGATAGCATTTATTGGATATTATAGTGGAGTGTTTCTAAAGAAAACAGGTAAGAGAAAACGAAAAGGTTCATACTGA
- a CDS encoding LysR family transcriptional regulator, with protein sequence MMYNPQLDTFICVVEAGSFSKAAEELYISAPAVIKQINSLENSLDLQLFERTHRGLIITEAGKSLYQDAKYLIQYSKESLIRAQEAMNHNEEIIRVGISPMTPPEVFVELWPKIQKIYPEMKFKLITFENTPENAREILANMGKNIDVIAGIFDETMLELRGCDGTEISREPFCVAVSIHHRLATKEKITLDDLAGENLMIMQRGWSYYGDMLRDDMMKNHPEINIVDFNLYNVEAFNRCENNNEVLLAFKSWESVHPLIRIIPVDWNYTMPFGILHSKKPSIKVKRLINAINKVK encoded by the coding sequence ATGATGTATAATCCACAACTTGATACATTTATCTGCGTTGTCGAAGCTGGAAGCTTTAGTAAAGCGGCAGAAGAATTATATATAAGTGCACCTGCGGTTATTAAACAGATAAATTCTTTGGAAAACAGCTTAGATTTGCAATTATTTGAACGAACACACAGAGGTCTTATTATTACGGAAGCTGGTAAATCGCTCTATCAGGATGCAAAATATCTGATTCAATATTCAAAAGAATCGTTGATACGGGCGCAGGAAGCAATGAATCATAATGAAGAAATCATTCGTGTTGGAATATCTCCGATGACGCCACCGGAAGTTTTTGTGGAACTTTGGCCTAAGATACAGAAAATATATCCGGAGATGAAGTTTAAATTGATTACATTTGAAAATACACCGGAGAATGCAAGAGAGATACTGGCTAATATGGGAAAGAATATTGATGTGATAGCTGGAATCTTTGATGAAACAATGCTTGAACTCAGAGGCTGTGATGGCACTGAGATTTCAAGAGAACCATTTTGTGTGGCGGTATCAATTCATCACAGGCTGGCAACAAAAGAAAAAATTACACTTGATGATCTGGCTGGAGAAAATCTTATGATCATGCAAAGAGGATGGAGTTATTATGGCGATATGCTAAGGGATGATATGATGAAAAATCATCCTGAAATCAATATTGTAGACTTTAATCTGTACAATGTAGAAGCATTTAACCGATGCGAAAACAATAATGAGGTATTACTGGCATTCAAGAGCTGGGAAAGTGTTCATCCACTGATCAGAATCATTCCAGTAGATTGGAATTATACTATGCCGTTTGGAATTCTTCATTCGAAAAAACCGTCCATTAAGGTTAAGCGGCTGATAAATGCTATTAACAAGGTAAAATAA
- a CDS encoding recombinase family protein, with amino-acid sequence MKNKKIKCDIYTRVSTTMQVDGYSLDAQKEKLKRYAEFQNMEIVNEYSDEGKSGKSVEGRPEFQRMLDNIENGTDEVQFVLVFKLSRFGRNAADVLNSLQRMQDFGVNLICVEDGIDSSKDSGKLMISVLSAVAEIERENILVQTMEGRKQKAREGKWNGGFAPYGYELVNGELQIAEDEAEIIRLIYDKFIHTNMGISAIAAWLNQHGYKKKKRQNNTLDAFASSFIKGVLDNPVYCGKLAYGRRKNEKVSGTRNEYRIVKQENYMLHDGIHEGIISETDWELAHQKREKTGVKYEKTHSLDHEHILSGILRCPLCGSGMYGNVNRKKKKDGTLYKDYFYYACKHRRLVDGHKCGYRKQWSEEKINNAVEEVIRKLVKNPKFEEAILNKIGSRIDTEEIEKEIEGLEKQHRQLTGAKARLGQQMDSLDIMDKFYEKKYQDMETRLYRLYDEIEGVENSIEEVKNRLLNIRQQKISEENVYQFLLYFDKLYDKFTDLEKKEFLNSFVEQVDIYEQEQPDGRFLKHIKFRFPVYFGDRETQELCWDNESTVETVCLLSKLHEAKHHVNVRLDMDEMDLTAAESKATYEEIKKRQLLGH; translated from the coding sequence ATGAAGAATAAAAAGATTAAATGCGATATATATACCAGAGTATCCACAACCATGCAGGTAGATGGCTACAGTCTGGATGCTCAAAAAGAAAAACTCAAGAGATATGCGGAATTTCAGAACATGGAAATCGTAAATGAGTATTCCGATGAAGGTAAGTCTGGAAAGAGCGTAGAGGGCAGACCGGAATTTCAGAGAATGTTAGATAATATTGAGAATGGAACAGATGAGGTACAGTTTGTACTGGTGTTCAAGCTTTCCAGATTTGGTCGTAATGCGGCAGATGTTTTAAACTCTTTGCAGAGGATGCAGGATTTTGGAGTGAATCTGATCTGTGTAGAAGATGGAATTGACAGCTCAAAAGATAGTGGAAAGCTGATGATTTCCGTTCTGTCTGCGGTGGCAGAGATTGAACGAGAGAATATTCTTGTTCAGACAATGGAAGGACGTAAGCAGAAAGCCAGGGAAGGAAAATGGAACGGCGGGTTTGCTCCTTATGGCTATGAGCTAGTAAATGGAGAATTGCAGATCGCAGAGGACGAAGCAGAGATTATTCGTCTGATTTATGATAAATTTATTCATACCAATATGGGAATCTCTGCGATTGCTGCATGGCTGAACCAGCATGGATATAAAAAGAAAAAGCGACAGAATAATACACTGGATGCATTTGCCTCTTCGTTTATAAAAGGCGTTCTGGATAATCCGGTATACTGTGGAAAGCTAGCTTATGGACGAAGGAAGAACGAGAAAGTATCTGGTACAAGAAATGAATACCGTATTGTAAAGCAGGAAAATTATATGCTGCATGATGGTATTCATGAAGGAATCATTTCAGAAACAGACTGGGAGCTGGCTCATCAAAAACGAGAAAAAACAGGTGTGAAATATGAAAAGACACATAGTCTCGATCATGAGCATATTTTATCTGGAATATTGAGATGCCCATTATGTGGAAGCGGTATGTATGGAAACGTGAACCGAAAGAAAAAGAAAGACGGAACCTTATATAAGGATTATTTCTATTATGCTTGCAAACATCGTCGCCTGGTAGATGGTCATAAATGTGGATATCGTAAACAATGGAGCGAAGAGAAGATTAACAATGCAGTAGAAGAAGTCATTCGGAAGCTGGTGAAGAATCCTAAATTTGAAGAAGCAATCCTGAATAAAATCGGCTCAAGAATAGATACAGAAGAAATAGAAAAAGAGATTGAAGGACTGGAAAAACAGCACAGACAGCTGACCGGGGCAAAAGCAAGACTTGGACAGCAGATGGACAGTCTGGATATTATGGATAAATTTTATGAGAAGAAATATCAGGATATGGAGACAAGGTTATACCGTTTGTATGATGAAATTGAAGGCGTGGAGAATAGTATAGAAGAAGTAAAGAACCGCCTGTTGAATATCCGGCAACAGAAAATATCAGAAGAAAACGTCTATCAATTTCTTTTATATTTTGATAAACTATATGATAAGTTCACCGATCTGGAGAAGAAAGAATTTCTTAACAGCTTTGTAGAACAGGTGGACATTTATGAGCAGGAGCAGCCAGATGGCAGATTCCTGAAGCACATAAAGTTCCGCTTCCCGGTGTATTTCGGAGACAGGGAAACACAGGAACTTTGTTGGGACAACGAAAGTACCGTTGAGACGGTATGTTTATTGTCCAAACTCCACGAAGCGAAGCATCATGTGAATGTGAGACTTGACATGGACGAGATGGATTTAACGGCGGCTGAGAGCAAGGCTACTTATGAGGAGATAAAGAAGAGGCAATTATTGGGGCACTGA
- the cptIN gene encoding type III toxin-antitoxin system CptIN family toxin has protein sequence MIYQEGYVYHIKDEYFEKVRDSNLMQNKEGGTYRPTFYCLRDNKTSLLWMVPLSSRVEKFKAIHDKQVAKYGKCLTIVLGEFDGKEAAFLLQNMFPIRDYYLDHIHTRNNNPVPVKHSIHREVTTHMKKIRQLHSRGKKVVFPDIDRLEQIMLAEVKDNATE, from the coding sequence ATGATATATCAAGAAGGATACGTTTACCATATTAAAGATGAATACTTTGAAAAAGTACGGGATTCCAACTTAATGCAGAACAAAGAAGGGGGTACATACCGTCCTACTTTTTACTGTCTGCGTGACAATAAAACTTCTCTGTTATGGATGGTTCCACTCAGTTCTCGTGTAGAAAAGTTTAAAGCAATACACGATAAACAGGTGGCTAAATACGGAAAGTGCCTAACGATTGTTTTAGGTGAATTTGATGGAAAAGAAGCTGCTTTTCTTCTCCAGAATATGTTTCCAATCAGAGATTACTATCTTGACCATATACATACTCGAAATAATAATCCGGTTCCTGTTAAGCATTCCATTCACAGGGAAGTAACAACACATATGAAAAAAATTCGTCAGCTTCATTCCAGAGGCAAAAAAGTGGTATTTCCAGATATTGACCGACTAGAGCAGATTATGCTTGCAGAAGTAAAAGATAACGCAACCGAATAA